A genomic window from Anguilla rostrata isolate EN2019 chromosome 14, ASM1855537v3, whole genome shotgun sequence includes:
- the nudt2 gene encoding bis(5'-nucleosyl)-tetraphosphatase [asymmetrical], which yields MAVRACGLIVFRRLTQTAAADSIQYLLLQTSYGEHHWTPPKGHVDPGEDDMATALRETQEEAGLGVGQLRVAEGFASELRYKVRGRPKEVVYWLAELADPETAVTLSDEHQDYRWAGLDEACSLAGYRDLQGALQDAHRFLLAGQKQ from the exons ATGGCTGTTCGAGCCTGTGGGCTCATCGTGTTCCGGCGGCTGACCCAGACCGCTGCTGCAGACAGCATCCAGTACCTTCTCCTGCAGACCTCTTACGGCGAGCACCACTGGACCCCACCCAAAG GCCACGTGGACCCCGGCGAGGACGACATGGCAACGGCGCTGCGCGAGAcgcaggaggaggcggggctgggggtggggcagcTGCGCGTGGCGGAGGGCTTCGCGAGCGAGCTGCGTTACAAGGTGCGGGGCCGGCCCAAGGAGGTGGTCTACTGGCTGGCGGAGCTCGCGGACCCGGAAACCGCCGTGACCCTGTCGGACGAGCACCAGGACTACCGCTGGGCGGGGCTGGACGAGGCCTGCTCGCTGGCCGGCTACAgagacctgcagggggcgctacAGGACGCACACCGCTTCCTGCTGGCCGGGCAGAAACAGTGA
- the rfesd gene encoding Rieske domain-containing protein has protein sequence MSVVQNGEEAPTSYFIGKKEDIIKAKRVLKFMNGRDVLVIYHEGKFYAMDAHCYHAGSSLENGDIEEINYKLCIVCPSHKYKITLAEGEGLYKARDPKEKNPTPCWFSKGIKQRVHTVLEVDGDIYVRMSEERGWIESDYYQSEKQRQERQKCAEICAVDEGES, from the exons ATGTCTGTGGTGCAGAACGGCGAAGAAGCACCTACTTCGTATTTCATCGGGAAGAAAGAAGACATCATAAAGGCTAAGCGAGTGTTGAAGTTTATGAACGGAAGGGATGTCCTTGTTATCTACCACGAGGGGAAATTTTATGCCATGGACGCGCATTGCTATC ATGCTGGAAGCTCGTTAGAGAATGGAGACATTGAG GAGATCAATTACAAACTGTGCATAGTGTGCCCGTCACACAAGTACAAGATCACGCtagcagagggggaggggctgtacAAAGCCAGAGACCCCAAAGAGAagaaccccaccccctgctggttCTCCAAGGGCATAAAGCAGAGGGTTCACACCGTGCTGGAGGTGGACGGGGACATCTACGTCAGGATGTCGGAAGAGCGCGGGTGGATCGAGTCCGACTACTATCAGAGCGAGAAGCAACGGCAAGAGCGGCAAAAATGCGCTGAGATATGCGCTGTggatgagggagagagctgA